Part of the Dehalococcoidia bacterium genome is shown below.
TCCCGCGCCGGTTAGCTCGGTCTGAAGGAGACTGGTATGCGCTGGTTGCTGAGACTTCTGGAACGGGCCGGCAGAGAGGCTGGGCAGACTCTCGTCGAATACGCCCTCATAATCGCCATGGTCGCCATCGCGCTGGTGTTGAGCCTCCAGGTGATGGGGACCGGGCTGATGGACATCTACGCGGATATCGCGGCCGCGATCCCCTGACGCTGGGCCCGTAGCGGCGGCCGAGCGCGGTCTGCCGACGGCCGGCTCGACGCCGCCCGCAGCGTCCC
Proteins encoded:
- a CDS encoding Flp family type IVb pilin, which translates into the protein MRWLLRLLERAGREAGQTLVEYALIIAMVAIALVLSLQVMGTGLMDIYADIAAAIP